A window of the Halobacterium hubeiense genome harbors these coding sequences:
- a CDS encoding DUF7554 family protein, translating to MTSARGALDVEDLLKIVLVLVVVWLALEILGGIVGALAGLLGLAQPLIAVVVLVLLVLWLLDRI from the coding sequence ATGACATCAGCCCGCGGCGCACTCGACGTCGAAGACCTGCTGAAAATCGTGCTCGTGCTGGTGGTCGTCTGGCTCGCGCTCGAAATACTGGGCGGGATTGTCGGCGCGCTCGCCGGCCTGCTCGGACTCGCCCAGCCGCTCATCGCGGTCGTCGTGCTCGTGTTGCTCGTGCTGTGGCTGCTCGACCGCATCTAA
- a CDS encoding argininosuccinate synthase: MTGGTVALAFSGGLDTTVCVPLLKEEYGYDEVIGVTVDVGQPESEFAEAHETADALGVDHYVVDAKAEFADLCFEAVQANASYQGYPLGTALARPVIAEAILEVAEEQGCTALAHGCTGKGNDQLRFEAVWRASDLDVIAPVRELGLTREWEIDYADEKGLPVEAGNEGEWSIDTNLWSRSVEGGQLEDPGYEPPEDIYDWTDAPSDETETIDIEFEEGVPVAVDGDEMEPVPLIEYLNDLAGSYGVGRTDMMEDRMLGLKVRENYEHPAATTLLTAHEALEQLVLTKDEREFSQQVSQQWSEKAYEGLVDHPLMDALNGFFEGTQQKVTGTVTVKFEGGQARPVARESEYAVYSADAASFDTETVNGIEQGDATGVAKYHGFQSRLANASKPELAPDGGDEASDE, translated from the coding sequence ATGACAGGAGGAACGGTCGCGCTCGCCTTCTCCGGCGGGCTCGACACGACGGTCTGCGTACCGCTGCTGAAAGAAGAGTACGGCTACGACGAGGTCATCGGCGTCACAGTCGACGTCGGCCAGCCCGAGTCAGAGTTCGCCGAGGCCCACGAGACGGCCGACGCGCTCGGCGTCGACCACTACGTCGTGGACGCGAAAGCCGAGTTCGCCGACCTCTGCTTCGAGGCGGTGCAGGCGAACGCTAGCTATCAGGGCTACCCGCTGGGCACGGCGCTCGCGCGCCCGGTCATCGCCGAGGCGATTCTGGAAGTCGCCGAGGAACAGGGCTGCACGGCACTCGCGCACGGTTGCACGGGGAAGGGCAACGACCAGCTTCGCTTCGAGGCCGTCTGGCGCGCCAGCGACCTCGACGTCATCGCGCCGGTCCGCGAACTCGGGCTGACGCGCGAGTGGGAAATCGACTACGCCGACGAGAAGGGCCTGCCGGTCGAGGCGGGCAACGAGGGCGAGTGGAGCATCGACACAAACCTCTGGAGCCGCTCCGTGGAGGGCGGCCAGCTGGAGGACCCCGGCTACGAGCCGCCGGAGGACATCTACGACTGGACGGACGCCCCCAGCGACGAGACCGAGACCATCGACATCGAGTTTGAGGAGGGGGTGCCGGTCGCCGTGGACGGCGACGAGATGGAGCCGGTGCCGCTCATCGAGTACCTCAACGACCTCGCCGGGAGCTACGGCGTCGGCCGTACGGACATGATGGAGGACCGCATGCTCGGCCTGAAGGTCCGCGAGAACTACGAGCACCCGGCCGCGACGACGCTGCTGACGGCCCACGAGGCGCTCGAACAGCTCGTGTTGACGAAAGACGAGCGCGAGTTCAGCCAGCAGGTCAGCCAGCAGTGGTCGGAGAAGGCCTACGAGGGCCTCGTCGACCACCCGCTGATGGACGCGCTGAACGGCTTCTTCGAGGGCACCCAGCAGAAGGTCACGGGCACGGTCACCGTCAAGTTCGAGGGCGGGCAGGCCCGCCCAGTTGCCCGCGAGAGCGAGTACGCGGTGTACTCCGCGGACGCCGCGAGCTTCGACACGGAGACGGTCAACGGCATCGAGCAGGGCGACGCCACGGGCGTTGCGAAGTACCACGGCTTCCAGTCCCGCCTCGCGAACGCGAGCAAGCCGGAGCTGGCGCCGGATGGAGGCGACGAGGCGTCCGACGAATGA
- the argH gene encoding argininosuccinate lyase: MSGESDGTVVRRDRFSGGPARSFLSSMDADHRIFAADLAVDRAHVVMLAEQGVVDDDEAATILSALDSVEDAGFDALPEGEDVHEAIETAVVERVGPVGGKMHTARSRNDEVATCIRARLREDVLAALDAVIALRTALADVAEAEADTVMPGYTHLQPAQPTTVAHWALSYEGTLARDTSRLLDAFGRTNQSPLGAAAFAGTTFDVDRERTADLLGFDGVVANSMDASASRDFLLETVAALSSVAVTCSGLAEDVVLFANRGFVELSDDYSSTSSIMPQKKNPDTLELVRATAGDAVGAYTSLATTLKGLPRAYNRDLQRATPHAWDTADDVTDAVEVAAGAVATAEWPAEELEAAAGEGFSTATGVADALAATGMPFRTAHEIVALAAEQSDDADGSNALPESHASDGVSGEHSADLVAVDAAAREVTGKPLSELADPEVVAAALDPVTNVAQRDSAGGPAPDAVRDALDDVRVELAADEAEVADHEEALAAAADDLAAEVAAYE; encoded by the coding sequence ATGAGCGGGGAGAGCGACGGCACGGTGGTTCGCCGCGACCGCTTCAGCGGCGGCCCCGCGCGGTCGTTCCTCTCCTCGATGGACGCCGACCACCGCATCTTCGCGGCGGACCTCGCGGTCGACCGCGCGCACGTGGTGATGCTCGCCGAGCAGGGCGTCGTCGACGACGACGAGGCGGCGACGATTCTGTCCGCGCTCGACAGCGTCGAGGACGCGGGCTTCGACGCGCTCCCCGAGGGTGAGGACGTCCACGAGGCAATCGAGACCGCGGTCGTGGAGCGCGTCGGCCCGGTCGGCGGGAAGATGCACACGGCGCGCTCGCGCAACGACGAGGTCGCGACCTGCATCCGCGCGCGCCTCCGCGAGGACGTGCTGGCCGCGCTCGACGCGGTAATAGCGCTCCGCACGGCGCTGGCGGACGTCGCCGAGGCCGAAGCGGACACCGTGATGCCGGGGTACACGCACCTCCAGCCCGCCCAGCCGACGACCGTCGCGCACTGGGCGCTCTCTTACGAGGGGACGCTCGCCCGCGACACGAGCCGGCTGCTGGACGCGTTCGGCCGCACGAACCAGTCGCCGCTGGGCGCGGCGGCGTTCGCGGGCACCACGTTCGACGTGGACCGCGAGCGCACCGCCGACCTGCTCGGGTTTGACGGCGTCGTGGCGAACTCGATGGACGCGTCGGCGAGCCGTGACTTCCTCCTCGAAACCGTGGCGGCGCTGTCCTCGGTCGCGGTGACCTGTTCGGGCCTCGCGGAGGACGTCGTGCTGTTCGCGAACCGCGGGTTCGTGGAGCTCAGCGACGACTACTCCTCGACGTCCTCGATCATGCCCCAGAAGAAGAACCCGGACACGCTGGAACTCGTGCGCGCGACCGCTGGTGACGCGGTGGGCGCGTACACGAGCCTCGCGACGACGCTGAAGGGGCTGCCGCGGGCGTACAACCGCGACCTCCAGCGCGCGACGCCGCACGCGTGGGACACCGCCGACGACGTGACCGACGCCGTCGAGGTTGCGGCGGGCGCGGTCGCGACGGCGGAGTGGCCAGCCGAGGAACTGGAAGCCGCAGCGGGCGAGGGGTTCTCGACGGCGACCGGCGTGGCGGACGCGCTGGCGGCGACGGGGATGCCGTTCCGCACCGCGCACGAAATCGTCGCGCTGGCGGCCGAGCAGAGCGACGACGCCGACGGGTCGAACGCGCTCCCGGAGAGCCACGCCAGCGACGGCGTCAGCGGCGAGCACAGCGCGGACCTCGTCGCGGTGGACGCGGCGGCCCGCGAGGTGACCGGAAAGCCGCTGTCCGAACTCGCGGACCCGGAAGTCGTGGCCGCGGCGCTTGACCCCGTGACGAACGTCGCACAGCGTGACTCGGCGGGCGGCCCCGCGCCCGACGCGGTGCGCGACGCGCTGGACGACGTGCGGGTCGAGCTCGCGGCCGACGAGGCGGAAGTCGCCGACCACGAGGAAGCGCTAGCGGCGGCGGCCGACGACCTCGCCGCGGAGGTGGCGGCATATGAGTGA
- the lysW gene encoding lysine biosynthesis protein LysW: protein MSTCPECGSDVALHDDLEVGEIVDCDTCGTELEVVDTDPAALDRAPELSEDWGE from the coding sequence ATGAGCACATGTCCCGAATGCGGGTCCGACGTGGCCCTGCACGACGACCTCGAAGTCGGCGAAATCGTCGACTGCGACACCTGTGGCACCGAACTGGAAGTCGTGGACACCGACCCCGCAGCCCTCGATCGAGCGCCCGAGCTCTCCGAGGACTGGGGGGAGTAA
- the lysX gene encoding lysine biosynthesis protein LysX — MRVGILYSRIRKDEKLLLGELRERGHDVEKIDVRKHGFGLDDTDAAIADCDLVVDRCLATSRSKYATEFCRHYDVPVVNSPDTAAVCADKVRTSLALDDAGLPTPDTTVAFTTESALEAVESYGYPCVLKPVVGSWGRLMAKLDSRNAAEAVLEHKATLGHYEHKVFYIQDFVEKPGRDIRVLATDGEPVAAMTRSGDHWLTNAAKGAETNSFEVDEEVADLVETASDAVGGGLLGVDLMETGDGYTVHEINHTVEFKALNDASDVDVPAAVVDWLEDRAAAEVEVTP; from the coding sequence TTGCGCGTCGGCATCCTCTACTCCCGGATTCGGAAGGACGAGAAACTGCTGCTCGGCGAGCTCCGCGAGCGCGGCCACGACGTCGAGAAGATAGACGTCCGCAAGCACGGCTTCGGCCTCGACGACACCGACGCCGCCATCGCGGACTGCGACCTCGTGGTCGACCGCTGTCTGGCGACCAGCCGCAGCAAGTACGCCACGGAGTTCTGCCGGCACTACGACGTCCCCGTCGTGAACAGCCCCGACACCGCGGCCGTCTGCGCGGACAAAGTGCGGACGAGCCTCGCGCTCGACGACGCGGGACTCCCCACGCCCGACACCACGGTCGCGTTCACCACCGAGAGCGCGCTGGAGGCCGTCGAATCCTACGGCTACCCCTGCGTGCTGAAGCCCGTCGTGGGCTCGTGGGGACGCCTGATGGCGAAACTCGACTCGCGGAACGCCGCCGAGGCCGTCCTCGAACACAAGGCGACGCTCGGGCACTACGAGCACAAAGTGTTCTACATCCAGGACTTCGTGGAGAAGCCGGGGCGGGACATCCGCGTGCTGGCGACCGACGGCGAGCCCGTCGCCGCGATGACGCGCTCGGGCGACCACTGGCTGACCAACGCCGCGAAGGGCGCAGAGACGAACTCCTTCGAGGTCGACGAGGAGGTCGCCGACCTCGTCGAGACCGCCAGCGACGCGGTCGGCGGCGGCCTGCTGGGCGTGGACCTGATGGAGACCGGCGACGGCTACACCGTCCACGAGATCAACCACACCGTCGAGTTCAAGGCGCTGAACGACGCCAGCGACGTGGACGTCCCGGCCGCGGTCGTCGACTGGCTGGAGGACCGCGCCGCCGCGGAAGTGGAGGTGACGCCCTGA
- the argC gene encoding N-acetyl-gamma-glutamyl-phosphate reductase, with amino-acid sequence MAESTTATIVGGSGFAGGELLRLLAGHPDFEVAQATSREYANKTVGSVHPNLREMDLRFTPPTDLESVDVLFAAAPHGVAMDHLDEWQDAADTVVDLSADFRLETESQYDEWYDGHSAPEYLDDAVYALPELSREELYGADLIAGGGCNATATILGLLPLAEAGLLDDAHVVVDVKVGSSEGGAGGGPASSHPERSGVVRPYAPTGHRHEAEIEQFLGLSVSFTAHAVDMVRGASATCHVFPEETPSTGDLWSAYRETYEDEPFVDIVAGGSGVYRYPEPKAVAGTNGAEVGFELDEDNGRVVAFSAIDNMMKGSAGQAVHAANVALGFDETAGLDQLGLHPVGSP; translated from the coding sequence ATGGCCGAGAGCACGACCGCCACGATCGTCGGCGGGAGCGGGTTCGCTGGCGGGGAACTCCTCCGCCTGCTCGCCGGCCACCCCGACTTCGAGGTGGCGCAGGCGACCAGCCGCGAGTACGCGAACAAGACCGTCGGGAGCGTCCACCCGAACCTCCGCGAGATGGACCTGCGGTTCACGCCGCCGACGGACCTCGAATCCGTAGACGTGCTGTTCGCGGCGGCGCCCCACGGCGTCGCGATGGACCACCTCGACGAGTGGCAGGACGCCGCGGACACCGTGGTCGACCTGAGCGCGGACTTCCGCCTCGAAACCGAGAGTCAGTACGACGAGTGGTACGACGGCCACAGCGCGCCCGAGTACCTCGACGACGCTGTGTACGCGCTCCCGGAGCTCTCCCGCGAGGAGCTCTACGGCGCGGACCTGATTGCGGGCGGCGGCTGCAACGCGACCGCGACGATTCTCGGCCTGCTCCCGCTCGCGGAGGCCGGCTTGCTGGACGACGCGCACGTCGTCGTGGACGTGAAAGTCGGCTCCTCGGAGGGCGGCGCGGGCGGCGGCCCCGCCTCCTCCCACCCCGAGCGCTCGGGCGTCGTGCGCCCGTACGCGCCCACGGGCCACCGCCACGAGGCCGAAATCGAGCAGTTCCTCGGGCTCTCGGTCTCCTTTACCGCGCACGCCGTGGACATGGTCCGCGGCGCGAGCGCGACCTGCCACGTGTTCCCCGAGGAGACGCCCTCGACGGGCGACCTCTGGAGCGCGTACCGCGAGACGTACGAGGACGAGCCGTTCGTGGACATCGTCGCGGGCGGCAGCGGCGTCTACCGCTACCCGGAGCCGAAGGCCGTCGCCGGGACGAACGGCGCGGAGGTCGGCTTCGAGCTGGACGAGGACAACGGCCGCGTCGTGGCGTTCTCGGCCATCGACAACATGATGAAAGGCTCGGCGGGGCAGGCCGTCCACGCGGCGAACGTCGCGCTCGGCTTCGACGAGACCGCCGGCCTCGACCAACTCGGGTTGCACCCGGTGGGAAGCCCATGA
- a CDS encoding acetylglutamate/acetylaminoadipate kinase, which translates to MTVVVKIGGARAVDPAGAVTDVAHLTVNDEDVVVVHGGSTAVDDALDQMGKDPEYVESPSGVTGRFTDAETMDVFEMAMGKVNTDLVAAFENAGVPAVGLNGVDGKLLTGPRKSAIRVVEDGKKKIRRGEHSGTIEAVNTDLLEAQLDAGYVPVVSVPMLAKESDDEEEWTPVNADADRAAAAVAGALDATLVVLTDVEGVYEDPDDPSSLIEEVLTPADLDGAKEAAEGFMTKKVLAATEALEGGAESVVVSDANRRDPIVAALEGAGTRFSPEALS; encoded by the coding sequence GTGACTGTAGTGGTCAAAATCGGCGGCGCGCGCGCCGTCGACCCGGCGGGCGCGGTGACCGACGTCGCGCACCTCACGGTGAACGACGAGGACGTCGTGGTCGTCCACGGGGGGTCGACGGCGGTCGACGACGCGCTCGACCAGATGGGCAAAGACCCCGAGTACGTCGAGTCGCCGTCGGGGGTCACCGGCCGGTTCACGGACGCGGAGACGATGGACGTCTTCGAGATGGCGATGGGGAAGGTCAACACCGACCTCGTCGCGGCGTTCGAGAACGCGGGCGTGCCCGCGGTCGGCCTCAACGGCGTCGACGGGAAGCTCCTCACTGGGCCGCGGAAGTCCGCAATACGGGTCGTCGAGGACGGCAAGAAGAAGATTCGCCGCGGCGAGCACTCCGGCACCATCGAGGCGGTCAACACGGACCTGCTGGAGGCCCAACTGGACGCGGGCTACGTGCCCGTGGTGTCGGTGCCGATGCTCGCCAAGGAGAGCGACGACGAGGAGGAGTGGACGCCCGTGAACGCGGACGCGGACCGCGCGGCGGCGGCCGTCGCGGGCGCGCTCGACGCCACGCTGGTCGTGCTGACCGACGTGGAGGGCGTCTACGAAGACCCCGACGACCCGAGTTCGCTCATCGAGGAAGTGCTGACGCCCGCGGACCTCGACGGCGCGAAGGAGGCCGCGGAGGGGTTCATGACGAAGAAGGTGCTGGCGGCGACCGAAGCACTCGAAGGCGGCGCGGAGTCGGTCGTGGTGTCGGACGCGAACCGCCGCGACCCAATCGTCGCCGCGCTGGAAGGGGCTGGCACGCGCTTCAGCCCGGAGGCCCTGTCATGA
- a CDS encoding aspartate aminotransferase family protein, whose translation MSGFVFGEKPIQIESGEGPYVYDDGGTEYLDMGASYACAPVGHCHPDVVEAVESQASDLLFVQGSYPTETRTALYDRLGDLAPGELDNVWLCNSGTEANEAALKFARHATGREKVVAAKRAFHGRTLGSLAATWKQKYREGFAVPDNVEFVDYGDSEALADAVDDETAAVILEPVQGEGGVHPAPDGYLQAARDACDETGAALVFDEIQTGLGRTGSLWACEQAGVAPDALTVAKGLGSGLPIGATLVADWLAEDSGDHGSTFSGGPVPCAAALATLDVLEDDGLAANAASVGDYLQDQLAELPVRDVRGEGLMVGVEVKRGANRALKSLALNHRILALPAGRTVVRLLPPLTVTESHADRVVDALAEEL comes from the coding sequence ATGAGCGGGTTCGTCTTCGGGGAGAAGCCCATCCAGATCGAGTCCGGCGAGGGGCCGTACGTCTACGACGACGGCGGCACCGAGTACCTCGACATGGGCGCGTCCTACGCCTGCGCGCCGGTCGGCCACTGTCACCCCGACGTGGTGGAGGCCGTGGAGTCCCAAGCCAGCGACCTGCTGTTCGTGCAGGGGTCGTACCCCACGGAGACGCGGACCGCGCTGTACGACCGCCTCGGCGACCTCGCGCCCGGCGAGCTGGACAACGTCTGGCTCTGCAACTCCGGGACGGAGGCCAACGAGGCGGCGCTGAAGTTCGCGCGCCACGCGACCGGCCGCGAGAAGGTCGTCGCGGCCAAGCGCGCGTTCCACGGCCGCACGCTCGGCTCGCTGGCGGCGACGTGGAAGCAGAAGTACCGCGAGGGGTTCGCGGTCCCCGACAACGTCGAGTTCGTCGACTACGGGGACAGCGAGGCACTCGCGGACGCCGTGGACGACGAGACGGCGGCGGTCATCCTCGAACCCGTGCAGGGAGAGGGCGGCGTCCATCCCGCGCCCGACGGCTACCTGCAGGCCGCCCGGGACGCCTGCGACGAGACGGGCGCGGCGCTGGTCTTCGACGAGATTCAGACCGGGCTCGGGCGCACGGGCTCGCTGTGGGCGTGCGAGCAGGCGGGCGTCGCGCCGGACGCACTCACCGTCGCGAAGGGGCTGGGCAGCGGCCTCCCCATCGGCGCGACGCTGGTCGCGGACTGGCTCGCCGAAGATAGCGGCGACCACGGCTCGACGTTCTCCGGCGGTCCCGTGCCGTGTGCCGCGGCGCTCGCGACGCTCGACGTGCTGGAGGACGACGGCCTCGCGGCGAACGCGGCGAGCGTCGGCGACTACCTCCAAGACCAGCTCGCGGAACTGCCCGTTCGGGATGTTCGCGGCGAGGGGCTGATGGTCGGCGTCGAGGTGAAACGGGGGGCGAACCGCGCGCTGAAGTCGCTGGCGCTGAACCACAGGATTCTCGCGCTCCCCGCGGGACGCACCGTGGTGCGCCTCTTACCGCCGCTAACTGTCACCGAGTCCCACGCCGACCGCGTGGTCGACGCGCTCGCCGAGGAGCTATGA
- a CDS encoding [LysW]-lysine hydrolase, producing MTPRELLRDLVATPSVSGAESEAAGVLVDYFERHGREAWTDDAGNVRAPGDDSVLLTSHVDTVPGYIDVREENGKLWGRGSVDATGPLAAMAAASVETGASFAGVVEEETTSAGARHLVADRAEPDAVVNGEPSGWDALTLGYRGLVAGTYEVATESGHSSRPEPNAVQLATAWTERVRAAFPDDDTVFESVTVKPVSFDGGLADDGTAVEATVEMQFRLPPGTTADDVYETVADCTERGSVTWTESIPPVMASPRTPVAGALRAGIREAGGDPTHLRKTGTSDANIYAGAWDCPVATYGPGDSNLDHAPDERIDLAAFDRGVEVLTTAADRLCTS from the coding sequence ATGACGCCCCGCGAGCTCCTCCGCGACCTCGTCGCGACCCCCTCCGTTTCGGGTGCGGAGTCCGAGGCGGCCGGCGTGCTCGTGGACTACTTCGAGCGCCACGGCCGCGAGGCGTGGACCGACGACGCCGGCAACGTCCGCGCGCCCGGCGACGACAGCGTGCTCCTCACGAGCCACGTCGACACCGTCCCCGGCTACATCGACGTGCGCGAGGAGAACGGCAAACTCTGGGGCCGTGGGAGCGTGGACGCGACCGGGCCGCTGGCCGCGATGGCCGCGGCGAGCGTCGAAACCGGCGCGTCGTTCGCGGGCGTCGTCGAGGAGGAGACGACCTCGGCGGGCGCGCGCCACCTCGTCGCGGACCGCGCGGAGCCCGACGCCGTCGTGAACGGCGAGCCCTCGGGCTGGGACGCGCTGACGCTGGGCTACCGCGGGCTGGTCGCGGGCACCTACGAGGTCGCCACCGAGAGCGGCCACTCCTCGCGCCCCGAGCCCAACGCCGTCCAGCTCGCGACCGCGTGGACCGAGCGCGTGCGCGCGGCGTTCCCGGACGACGACACCGTCTTCGAGTCGGTGACGGTCAAGCCCGTCTCCTTCGACGGCGGGCTCGCCGACGACGGCACCGCCGTCGAGGCGACCGTCGAGATGCAGTTCCGGCTGCCGCCCGGCACCACCGCCGACGACGTCTACGAGACCGTCGCGGACTGCACCGAGCGCGGGTCGGTGACGTGGACGGAGTCGATTCCGCCCGTGATGGCGAGCCCGCGGACGCCGGTCGCGGGCGCGCTTCGAGCGGGCATTCGCGAGGCGGGCGGCGACCCAACGCACCTCCGGAAGACCGGCACGAGCGACGCGAACATCTACGCCGGCGCGTGGGACTGCCCCGTCGCCACCTACGGCCCCGGGGACTCGAATCTGGACCACGCGCCCGACGAACGCATCGACCTCGCCGCGTTCGACCGCGGCGTCGAGGTACTCACCACCGCAGCAGACAGGCTATGCACTTCCTGA
- the argF gene encoding ornithine carbamoyltransferase, giving the protein MHFLTIDDLTTDELAGVVDDAAALKRAQADGMPHEALPGRSLAMLFEKPSTRTRVSFEVGMTQLGGHGVFLGDDDIQLGRGEPVADTARALGRYVDAVMARVFDHGDLEEIAAHADVPVVNGLTDDAHPCQALADLLTLREEVGDSGTVAWVGDGNNVAASFTIGAAMMGYDVNVATPEGYGLDDSVIERAEEHGDVTVTTDPEAATADAEVVYTDVWVSMGQEDEREQRLDAFEGFQVDADLLGDAAFMHCLPANRGEEVTADVIDGEQSVVWQQAENRLHAQKALLVELVD; this is encoded by the coding sequence ATGCACTTCCTGACAATCGACGACCTCACGACCGACGAACTGGCCGGCGTCGTGGACGACGCGGCCGCGCTGAAGCGCGCGCAAGCCGACGGCATGCCCCACGAGGCCCTCCCCGGGCGCTCGCTGGCGATGCTGTTCGAGAAGCCCTCGACGCGAACCCGCGTGAGCTTCGAGGTCGGGATGACCCAGCTCGGCGGCCACGGCGTCTTCCTCGGCGACGACGACATCCAACTGGGACGGGGCGAGCCCGTCGCGGACACCGCTCGCGCGCTCGGCCGGTACGTCGACGCGGTGATGGCGCGCGTCTTCGACCACGGCGACCTCGAAGAGATTGCCGCGCACGCCGACGTCCCGGTCGTGAACGGCCTCACCGACGACGCGCACCCGTGTCAGGCGCTGGCGGACCTCCTGACGCTCCGCGAAGAAGTCGGGGACTCCGGGACGGTGGCGTGGGTCGGCGACGGCAACAACGTCGCCGCGTCGTTCACGATTGGCGCCGCGATGATGGGCTACGACGTCAACGTCGCCACGCCCGAGGGATACGGCCTCGACGACTCCGTCATCGAGCGCGCCGAGGAACACGGCGACGTGACCGTGACGACGGACCCCGAGGCCGCCACCGCGGACGCCGAGGTCGTCTACACGGACGTCTGGGTGAGCATGGGCCAAGAAGACGAGCGCGAGCAGCGCCTCGACGCCTTCGAGGGGTTCCAGGTAGACGCGGATCTGCTCGGGGACGCGGCGTTCATGCACTGCCTGCCGGCGAACCGCGGCGAGGAGGTCACGGCGGACGTCATCGACGGCGAGCAGTCCGTCGTCTGGCAGCAGGCCGAGAACCGCCTGCACGCTCAGAAGGCGCTGCTCGTCGAGCTCGTGGACTGA
- the thrC gene encoding threonine synthase, with protein MTDLSLGGPTPDVADDGVWLACVECGDAIAPFDDVVYECPDCGGLLEARYADYPTFEEFSGDGVWRYAAALPFDEGVTIREGNTPLYTVPEIEAEADVADLRVKHEGANPTGSFKDRGMTVGVKVADRLGVDRLACASTGNTSAALAAYGARANTPVLVLLPAGKVAAGKVAQAALHGARICEVDGNFDDCLDVVAELADRGEAYLLNSLNPFRLEGQKTIGLEILEQSRDAHGHLPDRIVLPVGNAGNTAALYKCFRELVEAGELDKSEVPKLTGVQAEGAAPMVEAVENGRDYVERWDDVETRATAIRIGNPVNAPKALPGIYDTGGTAVAVSDEKITEAQRMLAEDGVGVEPASAASVAGLLKLRERGDIDADERVVCLTTGHLLKDPEAAAEAGGDTTPVPADADGVLDAL; from the coding sequence ATGACTGACCTCTCGCTGGGCGGCCCGACGCCGGATGTCGCCGACGACGGCGTCTGGCTGGCGTGCGTCGAGTGCGGCGACGCCATCGCGCCGTTCGACGACGTGGTGTACGAGTGCCCGGACTGCGGCGGCCTGCTGGAAGCCCGCTACGCCGACTACCCGACGTTCGAGGAGTTCTCGGGGGACGGCGTCTGGCGGTACGCGGCGGCGCTGCCGTTCGACGAGGGCGTCACCATCCGCGAGGGGAACACGCCGCTGTACACCGTCCCCGAAATCGAGGCCGAGGCGGACGTCGCGGACCTCCGCGTGAAACACGAGGGCGCCAACCCCACGGGGAGCTTCAAGGACCGCGGAATGACCGTCGGCGTGAAGGTCGCCGACCGGCTCGGCGTGGACCGGCTCGCCTGCGCCTCCACGGGGAACACGTCCGCGGCGCTGGCGGCGTACGGCGCTCGCGCGAACACGCCCGTGCTCGTGCTCCTCCCCGCCGGCAAGGTCGCCGCGGGGAAGGTCGCGCAGGCGGCGCTGCACGGCGCGCGCATCTGCGAGGTGGACGGCAACTTCGACGACTGCCTCGACGTCGTCGCGGAACTCGCGGACCGCGGGGAGGCGTACCTCCTGAACTCCCTGAACCCGTTCCGCTTGGAGGGGCAGAAGACCATCGGCCTCGAAATCTTAGAGCAGTCCCGCGACGCCCACGGCCACCTCCCGGACCGCATCGTGCTCCCCGTCGGGAACGCGGGGAACACGGCGGCCCTCTACAAGTGCTTCCGCGAACTCGTCGAGGCCGGCGAACTGGACAAGTCCGAGGTGCCGAAGCTCACGGGCGTGCAGGCGGAGGGCGCGGCGCCGATGGTCGAAGCCGTCGAGAACGGCCGCGACTACGTCGAGCGCTGGGACGACGTGGAGACGCGCGCGACCGCCATCCGCATCGGCAACCCCGTGAACGCGCCGAAGGCGCTGCCCGGCATCTACGACACGGGCGGCACCGCGGTCGCCGTCTCGGACGAGAAGATTACCGAGGCCCAGCGGATGCTCGCCGAGGACGGCGTCGGCGTGGAGCCGGCGTCCGCCGCGAGCGTCGCCGGCCTCCTGAAGCTCCGCGAGCGCGGCGACATCGACGCTGACGAGCGCGTCGTCTGCCTCACCACCGGCCACCTCCTGAAGGACCCCGAGGCGGCCGCGGAAGCCGGCGGCGACACGACGCCCGTCCCCGCGGACGCCGACGGCGTGCTGGACGCACTGTAA
- a CDS encoding acyl-CoA thioesterase: MPTVSETYIENRVRVQPDDTNNYASAHGGNVVKWMDEVGAMSAMRLAGATCVTARINGLDFERPIPQGDICIIESYAYDAGTSSVRVRLRAFREDPRTGETEQTTSSHFVFVAVDEDMKPTTVPELSVETDRDRRLEQEALASEGTD, from the coding sequence GTGCCGACAGTTTCGGAGACGTACATCGAGAACCGCGTGCGTGTCCAGCCCGACGACACGAACAACTACGCCTCGGCGCACGGTGGGAACGTCGTGAAGTGGATGGACGAGGTGGGCGCGATGTCCGCGATGCGGCTCGCGGGCGCGACCTGCGTCACCGCGCGCATCAACGGCCTCGACTTCGAGCGCCCGATTCCGCAGGGCGACATCTGCATCATCGAGTCGTACGCCTACGACGCCGGGACGAGCAGCGTGCGCGTCCGCCTGCGGGCGTTCCGCGAGGACCCCCGAACCGGGGAGACCGAGCAGACGACGAGCTCGCACTTCGTGTTCGTCGCCGTCGACGAGGACATGAAGCCGACCACAGTACCGGAGCTGAGCGTCGAGACGGACCGCGACCGCCGGCTCGAACAGGAGGCGCTCGCCAGCGAAGGAACCGACTGA